The Orcinus orca chromosome 12, mOrcOrc1.1, whole genome shotgun sequence genome includes the window CCAGGCTTCACTCCACAACACTGGACTGGGCAGAGCCTACATCAAAGGCACCGGGTGTGGGCACCAGCGGACATATATGGATGACCCACTCCAAAGGGGCCTACACCAGAGAGCTCTACAAAAATGCACATAAGGCAAAGCAGAACTGCCTCAagataagacagaaagagaacgCAGAGAAAAGCAGCTGTTAGATCCAAGTAGATGTGGCTCTGGGAGGTCACCACTGTGGCCGGGAGTGGTCAGGCAGGGGACAGTGGGCAAAGTGAGAGGAAAGACACGCATGTTCAGGAACTGGCGAGGAGCTTAAATTATGCTGGGAATCAGAGGGAAAACAAACTGGAGAAAGGCTGAGGCCAGACTCTGACATCCTTACAAGCCATGCAGAAGCGTGAGCCTTGCAGGCAGGCGctgggagccatggaaggtttctaagcagaggaaaccataaaagaCACAGGAATACTCGTGAGTTTAGAAAACAATTAGTGGCAGTGTGAGAATGGATTAGAGAAGGAGAATCATGAAGACTTGTGGAAGATGAGTTACCAGGTGAGCGTGATGGGGAGCCAGGTGAGACCTCAGCACTGAAGGACCACAAGACAAATCAGGGGTAGAACTGATCGGCAGGGCAAGTCCATGAAGAGAATGGAGTGCAGGCAGAGCATAAGATGGTGCTAAAGCTTGGTGCAGAGCAATTCAGAGAATAAGGATAATAAGGAATACCAGAGAACAAATTTGTGGAAGAAAAAATTTGCTCTTCTGAAATAAAGTAAATTTGAGATGCTGGGGAAAACTCATATGAAGATATTCAACGAACAGGTGTAAACCTAACTCAGGAGATCAAAGAACCGTGAGTTAGAGACAATGCCTTGGAGACTGCTGGAACTTAATGCTATAAATTGCCCTCTtggcactgctttagctgcatcaaCAACTTCTGCcatgttgtgctttcatttttattagtttcaaaGTATTTACTAATTGGTGTTGCTCCCACACAGGTAACAGCTTAAGGCATGGTATTATGTGAGGTCTCCCAAGGAATAAATATAAAGAGAGTACAGGGTTGAGAACAGAATTCTGAGGAATGCCTATATAAAGGGGCACAAAGAGGAAGCTGAACTAGTGAAAGAAACAAGAATCCCAAGTATGGTAGATGCTGCTGTTGGTCCCATAATATATACTCTTCCTTTCCCCTACCTAATGGATTCTCCCATAGCTAACTAGGCCCGTGGCCACCCAGAGACATTGCTAAGCCTCCCTGGCAGTTCTGGCCCAAAGGAAGCAGTATCCTTCGAGAAGGGCATGCTGTAGACCACCCACGGCCCACCTCATGGGGTTACAATAGTACCAGTAAATATGCCTACAGAGGAAACACAAGCATCAACGCATCTGATGACACCATTAGGTTTAAAAGACTACCTGGAAATATGACAGAACCCTCAAAAGACaatcacaaataaaataaatatataacatataaaatcaCAATAGGAAGCCACAAAAAATGACAGTCAGGCCTTCCAAAGAAAGTTCTTAGctaaaaaattcatttaacaataagcaaaaatatgatattaaaagcttttaattaggCACGGAAGAATGTCAATACGGCAACAACAGTCACCATCAACCATTTAAAGCAGTGTACCTCAGCAGTCAGAAGTCTCTTTGGACATTTGTTAACTGTGGCAAAAACTTTCCTAAGTCCAGTCTCTAGTTGCACCAATAACAGTATGGCACAGTCAGCAAACCTGTGAAATTGAAGGAAATAAGCAAAACTTCATGTTTTCAAAGTAAACACTGGCACCAACACCATAATAAGGGCGCTGTATTCCAGATACTCCCAACATGCGTCCGAAGCAAGGAGGAGTGGCATTACTCACTAATATGAGAGACAAAGCAGAATCAAAGTCTCATTAGACTAGTGACTGTAAAACGATTTTCCAGTGTCTTAATGTATGATGCAACACTTTTAGCAGCTGCAGTAGAATAAAGTGTCATCAAGGATCTGCTAAACTTATTTCTTCACTTCTAAAAAGTACTCAGAAACCAGGATTTCAGTGGGTTCTCAAGGTATCCAATCAAATGTACATATCAGGATAAGGTAACTTGAAAGGAAGTAAAGACCACTGACCTCCTGATGCTTCCACTCCTGGGCTTGCTCCCCAGGGAACATAGAGACAAACTGTCATCTTCTTTCTCTCATGATTCTCTAACATTGGACACTATGTTTCAGTCACAGTAAGAACTCAAAAAACTATTAATAAGTTGATTCTGAAAACTGATCATCAGGGAGCTCCCTGGGGGCCTAGGGGCCAGggttccgggctttcactgcttgctgtggctcgggttcaatccctgatgggggaactgagatcccacaagctacacAATGCagcccaaattttttttttaatttttaaataaaaataaattcattagttaaataaaaaataattgtctcTATTAATTGTACAAAAACAGTACAAAAACTAATGTTTAAAACACAGTTACAAGATGCCTTTTAGTTAATTATATGAAGATATTCTATGCTCGGGTCTGCTCTTGAGTCAGTCCCACTCCTACCTGCTCCAACTCCAATAGCGACAAAGCAGAAAGGCTAGGGTTTTTAGAAGGCCTGGCCTCCAAGCTGCCAATGACCACTATGTAATGCCACACTTCAGGTACCTGTGAGACTTGAAGTTGAGTAATGCAACTTCCCAATATGGCAACATGATTTTTAGTATAAAAGTGGATTTCTTCATCACTTCTTCTAATACTGAAAGTACCTCATAAGTAACATCTgtaaaaatagcaaatatttttaagcacAACCACACtaatcaactgaaaaaaaaggtGTAAACACACTTAGGGAGTGATGCCACTGAGCCGACCTCTTCAGGAAAATAAACCATGGGCCCTGGGCAGCGTGCCACCTAAGCGTGAGACCACCTGAACTAGCACCAGGGTTGCAGGTGACCACAGGCACCCTTGGAAAAAGGGAACGTGGGCAATTACATCTCTTTAAGCTAAAACAACTTTGAGTAGAGGAGTTCAGGGTCAACAAGCTGACCACACTgaccaagaaaattaaaaatatcttcagaaGATACAGGAATCAAGTGTGAACCcaaaggtaaactatggacttaagGTGATTATGACTTGTCAATGTAGGTTTATCCTTGGTAAAAAATGTACCCTCTGGTGGGAGGTGTTGATAATGGAGGAAGctatgcggggggggggggggcgagggGGGTGTGGATGGGAAATCTCCGCACCTCCCTCTTGATGTTGCTGTAAACTCAGAACTGCGCtacaaaaataaagtcttaaagaatatatacattgggcttccctggtgatgcagtggttgagagtccgcctgccgatgcaggggacgcgggtttgtgccccggtccgggaagatcccacatgccgcggagcggctgggcctgcttgtccagagcctgtgctccgcaatgggagaggccacaacagtaagaggcccgcgtaccgcaaaaaaaaaaaaaaaaaaaaaaaagactatatacATTATTGCCAGTCACCTGACTACCAGAAGGATCCATGATACAAAAAGGCTAAGGTTGCCGGGACCAAGATGATCTGTACTGTTCCCTCCAGGATTAACATCAGCAAATACAGACACAACACTTCAGCCAAAGTGGAAAAGAATGAGCCTGGAGCAAACACATGGTTTAATTGCTCTTTCAAAGTCCTGTGTCCCCCAACCCCACTAATTTGGTAAATGGctttctcatgaaaagaaaacaaaagatgatATAGGAGAACATTTATGCTAGTGGTActtttggcataaggattatgaGTACAAAGACACGAGAGCTAAAAGAAGGGAAAGTGCGTTACAAACTGGTCCAAAGCCATTTGTATGCCAACATATCTGCACGATGAACTAACTTTATCATTAACGTTGAGTCACGCAGCCATGGCCCTCAGATAACCCCGGGGGCACTGTGGGAAGAGGTAAGGGTTGATGTGGCCAAATTTAAGAGGTTCTTCATGAAACTTTCAAAGGCATCTTGCCCCTGGAGAATAACTGTTCCACCTACAGAGTTCAAGTCTCAATGCTATTTAATAACTCTATAAATATCTTTACAgagatatattcaggaaaaatgtgGCATGTGGTACTTACCAGGGAAAACGATCAAATCCTCTAAGCTTGTAAGAGTTATGAAAGGTCGATGTGCCAATGTGAACTTAGTTTGTTGAAGGTAACCCTTTAGTAGTTGACCCAATCCTGCTGTCAACAATATCATCATTGAACAGTATCTAGTGGGAAATACCATAGAGATCCATTAGAGAAATGAACTCAGCACACATACAAAAAGCTCTACTTTCAAAAACAAGaagtttaaaattaagaaaataaaacagcattAAATCGCAGGAAACTCCACGGGCTGTGGGGATGGAGCTGTGCAGTGGTCGGGAGGACCAGCGACATCTCAGAAACCTGTGAGCTTGAACCTCGGGTCTCCCACGCACCAGGGTGCTGTGGCCGTCACCACCTGAGCTTCTGGGGCGCAAGTCAGCGAAATCATAACCCTATCACGCCAGTCATTCTGCCACTAACATTCAGTTTTATCTTCAAAATCTTGTCCCAAACTCTCATTCTTCTCAAAATACATCTTTCCTTGAtgtgaaattcaaaataaaacaaactcttAAGTatatcaaaaaagagaaagaatcccTCCCCCAGCATCTTACTTTGGAGGAATCTCCTGCGGTGCCGCGAAGCCGTGCCACAGAACGTTGCGAAGGTTGAGTCCACGCGGAGAGCCCACGAAGACCTTGAGCACGTCCATCTAGGTAGTGAGGGGGCAGATCACCGGGTCACTGAGTAAACCAATACAACACTGGGATTATGTGAGCTCTCTTCTTGGAATTAATGGAACCAACGGTATATagtaatgataacaataataatagaccAACACTTGCTGAGCATTCAACATGTCAGacacattttgtgtttatttgttaCTCACTCACCCTCAGCACAACCTCTGAGGAAAGTACTATTATTCCCACTatgcagaagagaaaaatataagcaaGGAGAGGTGAGACCAAGGTTTCAGAGGCCACAAAGCCACAAAGAGGGATGAGATGCCACCCAGGCTACACTGCTTTCATACCATACATCAACATGGCCAGTATCtagataaaacaaaacagaaagtgaTAAACAGAAACTCCACAGTAAACAGCATGTGCTCGGGATAAAATACAGAGGGCAGTGACGAAGAGCCAGACCACAGAGGCTCCAGCCTCTTCTCTGACTTGAAGCTCACCGTTCACCTGCTCTGTCCCTCCATCTACAAAGCAAAGACCCTCCCAATACAAGGACCCTGCTTATCAGACTGCAATAACTATACCTTTCCATGGGCTACCTCTGGGTCTGGAGCACCACACCTTAGAGGAGATTCAGAAAAACGGAAGCCGTTCAGAGACTAAAAGAACTCAACCCCACGTCACATGAAAGAAGAGCTGAGCCTCCAGGAGACTCAGGAGAGGACTGAAGCTGTCTTCATACAACTTAAAGACTCGCTGGGAAGAGGAAACAGATGCATTCTGCATTCCCCTCAAAGGGCAGGACGTTTATAAAGAGGGGTTTCAACTCAATGTCAAAAAGCTTGACAGCCGGTCCTTCGATGCTATTCTGGGAAGTCTTGGCTCTACactaattttaaatactttactaTTACCTTAATTAAATGTTAATGACTATAATATTAAgaatttaatattgttttaaatttagtattattttaaattaattgttcATACCATCTGGGCAATCAGAAACATATATGCGAATCAACTAGGAAAATTATCTGGGAGCTAAAAGGGCTGCAGGTAGGCAAAAGGCTCACTGCACAACACAGGCAGAAAATAAAGAGCAGAAGAAAACGACAGAACTTAAGAATTCAGCGTGACACCAAGCAGTCTGTATTTCCCTCCACACCCTCCACCAAAGAAAACAATCCTTAAGCTGACAAGGGGTAAGGAACCACCACCGTAAGAGTGGGAAAGCTCTACTGACAACGGATTTCTTAATGTCTTGTTTGTAGTGTCCTCCCGGCTTGGCACTACCCTGGCTTCCCCCTTCACCTCAGCCCGGCCTTATTCAGTTGCCTGAAGGTTATTCACTGGTCTTAAACGATCTTGATCATGTGGCCTCTAGAAGGTTTGAAAACGTACATAGCTCTGCATGTTTAATTGgcatctaaattttttttccacgGTAAGTTTGAACAGCTGCAAAAGGTGTAATTTCTCGGACGTTAAAAATATTgatctttttaataataaaaccatAATATCACTCTTTAAAGGGTTAAAATTTTATTCTAGAATAAGTATTACAATCTATAACTTGCAGAATTAGCATTACAATTAATACATAATCAGTGGATCAAAAGACTTCAAATTGCTCATTTGCCTGGCCCCCCAGAGGTTATTATATCAGAGGCTATCCCACCAGAGGTCATCACATCAAAGGTTACTACTACACCTGAGGCTCTTAGACCTGAGGCCCTCACACCAGCAGTCATCACACCAGAGGCCATTATCAAACCACATTAACACTCAGGACAAGAGGGAggtgtgtcttttggctggaaaggggatgtgggaaaggaaaatatgcttgaatcactgaaattaattttttcctaacagagcatcaatttcttttttttttgtggtacgtgggcctctcactgttgtggcctctcccgttgcagagcacaggctccggacgcgcaggctcagcggccatggctcacgggcccagctgctccgcggcacgtgggatcttcccggaccggggcacaaatccgtgtcccctgcatcggcaggtggactgccaaccactgcaccaccagggaagcccagagcatcAATTTTTGAAGAACAGAAGTACAGCTAACATCGACTGTTTTGCGCTGTGTCTACTCCATCAGGTTTAGGCAAACAAGCTTACCACAGACTGCCCAAAGACTTGAGAGAGCTCCTCAGATGCAATCAGATCTCTTAAAAGAAAGGGGCATTCCTTCCTAATCAGTAAATACACctaaaattcaaacaaatattGTGTAACAATCGTATTATGAGTCAGATGATGTTAACAAAAACATCGCCCATAAAGCAAGTGTCTGTACAAATGAGAGGACAAAAGTACCGAAGACACCGACGTTTTTGATCTCATaatcattcaaaaagaaaaatatttaaaaaatctgtgctaAGTGATTGTATAGGAAAACAATACTTAAAATCAAGAAATCTGAGCTAAACTGCAAAACAGGTTAATGTTCTTTCTGATACTTTACTGGACCAACAACGAAAGAGTCCTCACACTTACGTCAGCCAGGGCTCGCTCCAGACATGATGTCAGCTTCATTAAGCTAAGAGAAATAGCAAGAGATTGAAGACTTCCCAAGGCATCAAACATTTCAGGAAATAACTGTTTAGAATAAGACATATGTTAGAATTCGTGTTCAATAAGTATTATTTCTTAAAGGCACAGTTCTATTAATGAAGTTCAAACCTCTGATGATTTCAATTGGcatattttaatgacttttttggTATAGGTAAacattttctatataaaaatatcCAAAGAATCAGAGAGATGTTTAACTCGTTAGACGTTCAATATCTAAGGAGTTTTTGGAAAGTTCTTTATTtacttaaatgtttattaaaagcaGTACATCTGGCATAACTGTAAATTGAAAGGTCAAATATTTTGACCTAATCTTATTTCCCATTTTGATTAGTTCTTAAAAATAGGTAAACATAAGGCAGCTCACCCTGCCACTTAAGGGAGCTACTACACAGGGAAAAGGGAACACCCTTGCACCCTCCATTAGGAAATCCAAAGTATTTTAGAATTAGACTCTTTTATAGTTACTGCTCTACTGTAATAATTTAATGTTCCAAGTGAAATGGCTGGTTTGAACCAACCACCAAACCAACCATCAAGCCATCCAAAACAAGGTTTGGGCCCCAAGCTATTCCTCCTCCCTTCTATTCGCCCTCAACAAGCCAAGCATCCCCACCTCCGGTCTCCCGGTCCCACCGTCTCAAGAACACCTTACTACCAGTCTgtaaagtctttctttttttctggagctGTCCATTTTTCTCTGTCCCAGGACCAGCACCCATGCACCAACCTACGTCCCTAAACCCCAATCCTGACACTGCATCCAAAAACTTCCTTTGGTCAAAGGATGTCTCAGCTCAGGCTCTGCGGGCTTTGTCAACAGCTCCAACTCTGCCTTGCAACACTCAAGCCTTCTTACAGCTGAGGGCCCAGAGGATGGAGGAGACCCCTTTAAAATCAGCAAGTACTAAGGACCTCTAAGTGGAATCTGAAGTCTTTTATTTCTAAAGGTTGTTAAAAAGCCGAACCTCTGGAACACCTGTCCACTGGAACCCCGATGAATATCGCGTTTCAAATTGCCCCTTGGTCAGAGACGACAGATGTAAGTGGACAGCCTGGCACACAGGGCCCAGCAGCCTCACGCTTTCCCCGTAATCCAGACCCTGGGCTTCAAGGATAAGAAAGCAAGTTAGTACCACAGCTCCACATCGTGTGATGCAAATGCCTAAATCATCAAAGAAAAAGGGCTTTAATTATGAAATTTCCATAAAGTTGGCAACCAGTTTATAATTGGACTTACAATAAAGATACTCATGTTGTTGAAAATAAGTTACATAGTGTTTATCtgcttataaaagaaaaactctcATTAGCgagtttgaaaaataaaggttcaaatattttttcattttttcaatctCTTTATCTGTATATAAGTTTGTACAAAATCAGCTTCatgttgttatatatattttaacctgACTTTTTAATGTAACATTATTAGACTATGAGATTTCCAAtgacattattaataataattattattattttggaatgtatttagaatattaatttttggttttgtttttttgataagtTTTGGTTGAACATTCACGTGGTTCACgatcaaaaaatataaaacgGTGAAAGTCTCCCTTCTGCCACCAGTTCTCCTTCCTATAGCAGCTACTGTTATAAATTCCTTGGgtgtatttagaaatatttatacatacacaagCAAATAATACATGTATGTGCTCCTCCTACTTTTTCACTCAGCCATACAGCTCAGAGAGATTTCTGGATCAGAAAGATGGGCCTCCTCACTCTTTTTCACCACTGCATAATATTCCCttgcatgcatttttttttttccataattcaTTTAATCAATCCACTACCACTTAACATTTGGCTATTtccaatgttttttctttctttctttctttcttttctattacaAAATGCTGCAGTAACTTGGCACAAACACATGTTCATACCTGTGACTGGGCCTGTCTTGTACGTTCCTggatggaattgctgggccacagCACATTCCCTTATAAtttttacaattattattatttttcccatccCACATCCCTACTTCAAAAGACATACAAGAATGCCtggaagacatttaaaataattgtatataTCACTGGTCATTCTACACCCTTAATTCATATGACTTCTATCTTCTTCCCTCTTCCACCTGGATCACAGGCCATAAGCTGAGAGCCCCTCAGCCCTCACTGCCTCCCGACCCCTTCCTCCTCACACCTGGTTTTCAGAGCCCAGCTTTCCCTTAAGTCTCCTATGCGTCTCTGCCTCATTCCCTCTTTCCACACcgattccttttctctttcaaattaagGCTGTACTATAACATCTCCTAACCCAAAAAGCAATGAGCAGAGAGGGAAATTTTACAGGTCAAGACATTTTAAATGCAACAGTATTGACGGGTATTTGGGCTTCAGAGAAAGTACAAACCTGATTCTGTATAAACCACACAGTCTGTAATTGTCGTCCAGCATACTTCACCATTTTGAGTTACAATACTACTGATATCGCAATTTTCTCTGGCTTCAAACCCGAGTTTACAAATCATATCATACACTGAAGGAGAAAGACACGTGGTAATAGGATCCTCTATTAATAtctgaaatataaaacataaaacactgTTTAACatgaagtaaaaattaattttagtatatatttaagTCACATGAAAATTCTATTCTGTCTATTCTGAGTATAGAATATACTCAGGTATAGCTACTGCGTTAACACACTTTCCGAATGTCACGAGAACTATATGATTAAAACATTGTGATTAAATGTTAACTAAAGATTACTTATGCAAATATTTCCAAGTAAATGcttaaagatttttaattactttattaagCATAGTATTTAAGAATTTACAGAAGCTCAGTATATTTTATGGATAGTGCCTTATTCCTTTCAGCATTCTTTTGCTATCCCAAAGTTATcaaaataagcattttttaatgaggagtgggaaaacagaaaatcaagcaTAATGAGttaaaagagaagcaaaaaccGTAACTCTGACTCCCTATATGGTGTAAAAAGCAGCACACCACACTGCTTTTCCACGAAGGattaaataaaaccaaattttcataattttcccGACATTACATGAAGCTCATCTTATAAAGCTGCAAAGAGATCACATTCTAGGTCTAAAACTGACCTGGGGTCTTTATGTGATGTACCAAGTTCAGGGGTCTCTGTGTTCTAACATCAGTAAGTCCTGGCAGCTCCCTGATTTGGAAGCCAGCCAGGTTAAGTTCCTCCATCCCAGTCAGCATCACCCTGTTATCCTGTCCGCTATTCCTGTCCCCAAAGGCTTCACTTCCCCCTCTCAGGCCTGACTGTCAACCAATCCTTTCAGGCCCTAGCAGGTGAGGTGCTGCCCGAGAGACTCGTGTGGAATATTCAGTGGTCCTCTGGGACACCTGCTCAGCCAGTCGGTGCACACCCCCAGGAGCACTGCGGGACGGCAGGGGAGAGGGGACTTGCTCCCGCTGCCTGCAGCCTGGGGCTCCCTGTGCGCTTCCTATTCCTTTGAGCACCGCCCTGCAGCAGCAGCTGAACTCAGTCTGCAGTCTTCCCGACACCTGTAGGCCCAGCTTTACCACCGAATGCCCACCACAGACACAACACCATGCGTCAGTGCCTTCCCTTCAGAACTCTGCTTCCCAGACTTGCCAGGCCCTTACACGTAGCTGGGCAGCACAGTTTCCTCCTTAGACCCCTGAGTTTCAGCCAGGCAGGGGCCCTCCTCTAAGTTTCTAAGCTCTAAAATTCCGACCACTTCCCTTAGCTCCCTCAGTCCTAGGGGGAGTGACTGCTTCCCGCAGCTGCCGTGTCCACAATACTACTTGCAGAGATCCCTTTTTATCCTTTCAGATAACTAGTTAACAATTTTTACCTAGTTAACTCTTTATACCAAATTATCTTAGTGCAAAAACTAGTGTGGTTTGTCTCTGGACTAACACAGAAATATAACTCTAAAAGGTCACATTCACATCAAAAGGGActccttgcatttttaaaaaggattcgAACTCTAAAGGAATGAGCTGTAGTTCTGGAGTGACAGGTGACAGACAGAAATGATATTTCTGCACAAAAGCCCATCTACTCCACTAGCAGAGTGGGCCCTGGATTTGGCACCTGAAGTTGTAAAAAGGGTCCCTTTTGGTTGTAGGCACTGGATCGACACAGTTGTCCCTCAGACTCAACCAAACAGTAAGATCTTAGAGCACAGAGACCACGCCTTATACAATGCTGTAACCCCAGGACACAGCATAGaccctggcacataataaatgaaaaataagagttACATGAATGATTGGCTCCTCCTACCCTGAGCTGCAATACACCCCTCCAAGTCTCCAAGACCTTCAGATCTGAGGAATGGCTATATTCTACCCCTACCAACACACATACAATTCTACAAGTTGGCTTCTAGGTTAACTTTTAAGCCCATACTCTGTTAGACAATAAAATCCAACCTCAAATCAACAAACATTAGATGCTGCAATGCTCTGATTGTCACTCATGACAATAAATACATCATCCTGTGTATTACACTCAGGAACATGCCTGTCCCCCCAGAAGCCAGAAACCCTGCATGtttatgtacatgtgtgtgcaccTCCCACGCCCTTTTTGATACTTCAGTGTCTTGTCCAGAGCAGCATGGGGTAGTGCAAACGGCCTGTGCTTGACAGCTAGAAtgatctgagtttgaatcctttCTCAGACTCTTTACCTCTTGCCTTGAAAACGTTACTTAACATACCCGAGGCTTTTAACTGTAAAGCGGTGCAAAATATTATCGCCTTCTCTGGTTGCAGTAATTAGAGATGATACTTgaaaagcacctggcacacagtactcAGAAAGCAGCAGCTAGTGCTAAAACTGCTGACAGATGACTGACATTGAACtccctgaggcaggaatgtaaGTAGAATCCTTATTTTGAGGCAACCCCACTGAATCCGATC containing:
- the ERMARD gene encoding endoplasmic reticulum membrane-associated RNA degradation protein isoform X7, producing MEILIEDPITTCLSPSVYDMICKLGFEARENCDISSIVTQNGEVCWTTITDCVVYTESAQGLDYGESVRLLGPVCQAVHLHLSSLTKGQFETRYSSGFQWTGVPELFPEMFDALGSLQSLAISLSLMKLTSCLERALADVYLLIRKECPFLLRDLIASEELSQVFGQSVMDVLKVFVGSPRGLNLRNVLWHGFAAPQEIPPKYCSMMILLTAGLGQLLKGYLQQTKFTLAHRPFITLTSLEDLIVFPDVTYEVLSVLEEVMKKSTFILKIMLPYWEVALLNFKSHRFADCAILLLVQLETGLRKVFATVNKCPKRLLTAESTALYTTFDEILAKHLNDGKINQLPLFLGEPAMVLSCERSIGVWPLLPLPEGSEREAQRSEGNSEINACHSLITEIVAELCHHVPEAHRVPHASEHLPPEEWPQLLRELCSIPVRTLFCPRAVLEVLAVLRKIGAHCRRVCGQVAACAELRRRQWEDRSLRSRQRRNYLRLVHSIKLLSPMLYLILLLIALELVNIHVVLGKNTSEYQQYLRFLKSILQYTENLAAYTSQDKNKWDEAVNLTQVALLKIWTFSEKKQMLIHLAKKSTSKVV
- the ERMARD gene encoding endoplasmic reticulum membrane-associated RNA degradation protein isoform X6 is translated as MEILIEDPITTCLSPSVYDMICKLGFEARENCDISSIVTQNGEVCWTTITDCVVYTESAQGLDYGESVRLLGPVCQAVHLHLSSLTKGQFETRYSSGFQWTGVPELFPEMFDALGSLQSLAISLSLMKLTSCLERALADVYLLIRKECPFLLRDLIASEELSQVFGQSVMDVLKVFVGSPRGLNLRNVLWHGFAAPQEIPPKYCSMMILLTAGLGQLLKGYLQQTKFTLAHRPFITLTSLEDLIVFPDVTYEVLSVLEEVMKKSTFILKIMLPYWEVALLNFKSHRFADCAILLLVQLETGLRKVFATVNKCPKRLLTAESTALYTTFDEILAKHLNDGKINQLPLFLGEPAMEKAAVRALVSIAEAYGARCHPVSQLKKQVLSCERSIGVWPLLPLPEGSEREAQRSEGNSEINACHSLITEIVAELCHHVPEAHRVPHASEHLPPEEWPQLLRELCSIPVRTLFCPRAVLEVLAVLRKIGAHCRRVCGQVAACAELRRRQWEDRSLRSRQRRNYLRLVHSIKLLSPMLYLILLLIALELVNIHVVLGKNTSEYQQYLRFLKSILQYTENLAAYTSQDKNKWDEAVNLTQVALLKIWTFSEKKQMLIHLAKKSTSKVV
- the ERMARD gene encoding endoplasmic reticulum membrane-associated RNA degradation protein isoform X5; this translates as MEILIEDPITTCLSPSVYDMICKLGFEARENCDISSIVTQNGEVCWTTITDCVVYTESAQGLDYGESVRLLGPVCQAVHLHLSSLTKGQFETRYSSGFQWTGVPELFPEMFDALGSLQSLAISLSLMKLTSCLERALADVYLLIRKECPFLLRDLIASEELSQVFGQSVMDVLKVFVGSPRGLNLRNVLWHGFAAPQEIPPKYCSMMILLTAGLGQLLKGYLQQTKFTLAHRPFITLTSLEDLIVFPDVTYEVLSVLEEVMKKSTFILKIMLPYWEVALLNFKSHRFADCAILLLVQLETGLRKVFATVNKCPKRLLTAESTALYTTFDEILAKHLNDGKINQLPLFLGEPAMQEKAAVRALVSIAEAYGARCHPVSQLKKQVLSCERSIGVWPLLPLPEGSEREAQRSEGNSEINACHSLITEIVAELCHHVPEAHRVPHASEHLPPEEWPQLLRELCSIPVRTLFCPRAVLEVLAVLRKIGAHCRRVCGQVAACAELRRRQWEDRSLRSRQRRNYLRLVHSIKLLSPMLYLILLLIALELVNIHVVLGKNTSEYQQYLRFLKSILQYTENLAAYTSQDKNKWDEAVNLTQVALLKIWTFSEKKQMLIHLAKKSTSKVV